A genomic region of Gemmatimonadota bacterium contains the following coding sequences:
- a CDS encoding 7-carboxy-7-deazaguanine synthase QueE, whose product MPVWRGDGAILQVNEIFYSIEGEGLRVGQPTTFVRLARCNLRCFFCDTEFDSFEEMTIPQIVHEVRRHPAKWVCLTGGEPLGQNITPLCRELVSAGFRLHIETNGTIGPDPVLCDLIEHWTVSPKRQKIADGLTRITELKYVVGKAFCENIVDENRAKYIYLQPESSKPQYIHKALEILSRHPNWRLSCRIHKMLQLP is encoded by the coding sequence ATGCCCGTTTGGCGCGGCGATGGCGCAATTTTGCAGGTCAATGAAATTTTCTATTCCATAGAAGGCGAAGGCCTGCGCGTGGGGCAGCCCACAACATTTGTCAGGCTTGCTCGGTGTAATTTGCGCTGCTTTTTTTGCGATACAGAATTTGATTCTTTTGAGGAAATGACCATTCCTCAAATTGTCCATGAGGTCAGACGCCATCCGGCAAAGTGGGTGTGTTTGACCGGAGGCGAACCGCTGGGGCAAAATATCACGCCACTGTGTCGAGAACTCGTCAGCGCGGGTTTTCGGTTGCACATCGAGACAAATGGAACGATTGGTCCAGATCCAGTTTTGTGCGATCTAATTGAGCACTGGACCGTATCGCCCAAACGGCAAAAAATTGCCGATGGTCTGACGCGTATCACCGAACTCAAATACGTGGTGGGCAAAGCATTTTGCGAAAATATCGTCGATGAAAATCGCGCAAAATATATTTATTTACAGCCCGAATCGAGCAAACCCCAATACATTCACAAGGCATTGGAAATTTTGTCGCGACACCCCAACTGGCGCTTGTCGTGTCGCATTCACAAAATGTTGCAATTACCTTAG
- a CDS encoding Gfo/Idh/MocA family oxidoreductase produces the protein MIKLGMIGCGGMGGAHMRRFHTLSDRVTLAAAVDVVPERAEAVAQQFPGACVATDYREILDSVDAVLLALPHHLHFSVGQACLNAGVHVLLEKPMANYEVACKELIEASETSGKVLMIAYCMRFHPIVQRLKALLDEGAYGDVFQVSIWTEQLTRYPPDHWASSKERLGGGQLFSHGCHYIDLLLWFLGRPVQGMHMGTNFGTPWMEREGTSNVTMEFEGGRLGYHFGTWGARGTRLRYSIHAHCTEGLLDANLSGGKLVHIIRGQEKNLFEAEPGKHTENEMAHFLDCIETGQTPLTDGKSSLQGLRVIWRLYEAEQAGNIADLTGLGLDEA, from the coding sequence ATGATTAAACTGGGTATGATTGGATGCGGCGGCATGGGGGGTGCCCACATGCGGCGGTTTCACACACTGAGCGATCGAGTCACACTTGCCGCTGCTGTCGATGTTGTGCCAGAACGTGCAGAAGCAGTCGCACAGCAATTTCCGGGAGCCTGTGTGGCGACAGATTATCGCGAGATTTTAGATTCAGTAGATGCCGTACTGCTCGCCCTACCCCACCATTTGCACTTTTCCGTAGGACAGGCGTGCCTCAATGCTGGCGTTCACGTCTTGCTCGAAAAACCCATGGCCAATTACGAAGTTGCCTGCAAAGAACTGATTGAGGCATCTGAAACCTCGGGCAAAGTGCTGATGATTGCGTATTGCATGCGCTTTCATCCAATTGTACAGCGTTTGAAAGCACTGCTGGATGAAGGCGCGTACGGCGATGTATTTCAAGTGTCGATCTGGACTGAGCAACTCACGCGTTATCCCCCCGATCACTGGGCCTCGAGCAAAGAGCGATTAGGCGGGGGGCAACTGTTTAGTCACGGCTGTCATTATATCGATTTGCTACTCTGGTTTTTGGGGCGACCCGTGCAGGGCATGCACATGGGCACAAATTTTGGCACGCCGTGGATGGAGCGAGAAGGCACGAGCAATGTGACGATGGAATTTGAAGGTGGCCGACTGGGATATCACTTTGGGACCTGGGGAGCGCGAGGCACCCGGTTGCGGTACTCAATCCACGCGCATTGCACAGAAGGTTTGCTCGATGCCAATCTCTCAGGTGGCAAACTCGTGCACATCATACGCGGTCAAGAAAAAAATTTGTTCGAAGCAGAGCCGGGCAAACACACGGAAAACGAGATGGCCCATTTCCTCGACTGCATCGAAACCGGGCAAACACCGCTGACAGATGGCAAAAGCAGCTTGCAGGGATTGCGCGTAATCTGGCGACTATATGAAGCCGAGCAAGCAGGAAATATTGCAGATTTGACGGGATTGGGTTTGGATGAAGCCTAA